In Gemmatimonadetes bacterium T265, one DNA window encodes the following:
- a CDS encoding xylulokinase: MKAVLVSGSGDAVASATTPLALATPRPGWAEQDPEAWWEATLASTRAALAQVPNADVAAVGVSGQMHSSVFLDRAGAVVRPALLWCDGRTTAECAEITARVGGEGRLRDLVRNPALEGFTLPKVLWLRAHEPEAYARVATVLLAKDFVRYRLTGALATEPSDASGTLMFDPARLAWSDELLAAVDVPRAILPDVGGSAEILGRLTPAAARLTGLREGTPVVGGGADNACGAAGVGVVAPGEAVASWGTSGTVLATTAEPVVDPRLRAHTFCHVAPRVWYVMGVVLSAGGAFAWYREQLARELAGAPDADARLDAEAAGVPPGADGVTFLPYLQGERTPHRDASLRGALVGLSLAHTRAHVTRAVLEGVAFAMRDSLEILGELGLRPARLLLTGGGARSAFVRRLQADVYGVPVMTVDREDGPAYGAALLAAVGAGAFPDLATAARATLTRGPFSPSDAAEHARYAVPYARYRSATRARGGVGG, translated from the coding sequence GTGAAGGCCGTGCTCGTCTCGGGGTCCGGCGACGCGGTCGCGTCGGCGACGACGCCGCTGGCGCTCGCGACGCCGCGGCCCGGGTGGGCGGAGCAGGACCCGGAGGCGTGGTGGGAGGCGACGCTCGCGTCGACGCGCGCGGCGCTCGCGCAGGTGCCGAACGCAGACGTCGCCGCGGTCGGCGTGTCGGGGCAGATGCACTCGTCGGTGTTCCTCGACCGCGCGGGCGCGGTGGTCCGCCCCGCCCTGCTCTGGTGCGACGGGCGGACCACCGCGGAGTGCGCGGAGATCACCGCGCGTGTCGGCGGTGAGGGCCGCCTCCGCGATCTCGTGCGCAACCCCGCGCTCGAGGGGTTCACGCTCCCGAAGGTGCTCTGGCTGCGCGCGCACGAGCCAGAGGCCTACGCGCGGGTCGCGACGGTGCTGCTCGCGAAGGACTTCGTGCGCTACCGCCTCACCGGCGCGCTCGCGACCGAACCGTCGGACGCGTCGGGGACGCTGATGTTCGACCCGGCGCGCCTCGCGTGGAGCGACGAGCTGCTCGCGGCGGTCGACGTCCCGCGCGCGATCCTCCCCGACGTCGGCGGCTCGGCCGAGATCCTCGGCCGTCTAACGCCGGCCGCGGCGCGCCTCACGGGGCTGCGCGAGGGGACGCCGGTCGTCGGCGGCGGGGCCGACAACGCGTGCGGGGCGGCCGGCGTCGGCGTGGTCGCGCCGGGCGAGGCGGTCGCGAGTTGGGGGACGTCGGGCACGGTGCTCGCGACGACGGCCGAGCCGGTGGTCGACCCGCGGCTGCGGGCGCACACCTTCTGCCACGTCGCGCCGCGGGTCTGGTACGTGATGGGCGTGGTGTTGTCGGCTGGCGGCGCGTTCGCGTGGTACCGCGAGCAGCTCGCGCGCGAGCTGGCGGGCGCGCCGGACGCCGACGCGCGGCTCGACGCCGAGGCGGCGGGGGTGCCGCCGGGGGCCGACGGCGTCACGTTCCTGCCCTACCTGCAGGGGGAGCGCACGCCGCACCGCGACGCGTCGCTGCGCGGCGCGCTCGTCGGCTTGAGTCTGGCGCACACGCGGGCGCACGTGACGCGGGCGGTGCTCGAGGGCGTCGCGTTCGCGATGCGCGACTCGCTGGAGATCCTCGGCGAGCTCGGACTCCGGCCGGCGCGCCTGCTGCTCACGGGCGGCGGCGCGCGGAGCGCGTTCGTACGGCGGCTGCAGGCCGACGTGTACGGCGTCCCGGTGATGACGGTCGACCGGGAGGACGGTCCCGCGTACGGCGCCGCGTTGCTGGCCGCGGTGGGGGCGGGCGCGTTCCCGGACCTCGCCACGGCCGCGCGCGCGACGCTCACGCGCGGGCCGTTTTCGCCGTCGGACGCGGCCGAGCACGCGCGCTACGCGGTGCCGTACGCGCGGTACCGGTCGGCCACGCGGGCGCGTGGGGGCGTCGGCGGTTGA